ACCGGACGAGGAGCTACCGCTCGTTTCAATGAAAAGAATATGATGGATACGCTAAAAAAGGACCAGAGCAGAGCAATCAAATATCCCAAGAACAAAACCGATTTCGGAACGGCTCCGACAGGAGAAGTTCCAGTAGCCCAATATGCTAAGATACCTGCATCAGTATTTTGAACATTCTCCGTAAAATCCAAAAGATCGTACAGACTGTATAAACTTACACTGGTCCCTAAAAACACAGTGATCAATCGATCCCAACCGAATGGAAGAAAAGAAGAGACCAAAAGAAAAATCCCCCAAAGTAATCCAGTCCTCTGAGCAAGCCCTCCGGAAGAAGTGTACTTTAAAGTGAGTAATAAAACTGCCCCTCCCAAAAGTAACAAAGTGGGGCGAACCAGGCTTCCTTTGAATCCTCTGTTAATCAAAAATCCTCCGACTAAACAAGACCCCAAATAACCTGCGGAAACTACGAAAATAAAAGGACTTTTACCTGATGTAG
The sequence above is a segment of the Leptospira hartskeerlii genome. Coding sequences within it:
- a CDS encoding M50 family metallopeptidase, encoding MENRFLRLALLLAIIVTLLSYWNHGWVSYLKDFVVFIHEAGHAIATLISGGSVQMIELNGDEAGQTVASPTSGKSPFIFVVSAGYLGSCLVGGFLINRGFKGSLVRPTLLLLGGAVLLLTLKYTSSGGLAQRTGLLWGIFLLVSSFLPFGWDRLITVFLGTSVSLYSLYDLLDFTENVQNTDAGILAYWATGTSPVGAVPKSVLFLGYLIALLWSFFSVSIIFFSLKRAVAPRPVPVEAPGFDEGPVLGLDNPFPGEVTPEVLEWFLSRGLDLNGKPLPPEFMDIERIDG